The following coding sequences are from one Anolis sagrei isolate rAnoSag1 chromosome 6, rAnoSag1.mat, whole genome shotgun sequence window:
- the LOC132778619 gene encoding C-C chemokine receptor type 5-like: MDTATHTTVDDIPTTEFDYDSSPCTDTKGQKFASHFLPTLYTLVLIFGMLGNALVVLILIRYKKLKSMTDIYLLNLAISDLLFVVSLPFWAYSAANEWIFEDAMCKILSGIYLIGFYSGSFFIILLTIDRYLAIVHAVFALKARTVVYGIVTSVVTWCVAILASIPGLIFNKLQREDNRYRCTLNFPHETHANWNQFLTLKINLIGLVFPMMVMIFCYAQIIVTLMRRRNDKKNKAVRLIFIIMIIYFLFWAPYNIVLLLQTFQTSFRLDNCYDYSNLGIALQVTEILAMAHCCINPVIYAFAGEKFRKYTCIFFQKHIAFPLSKHCRFLYTEPLERASSTYSHSTGEQDLSAVL; encoded by the coding sequence ATGGACACTGCCACACACACAACAGTCGATGACATTCCCACCACAGAATTTGACTATGACTCATCACCGTGCACAGATACCAAAGGCCAGAAATTTGCTTCCCATTTTCTGCCAACACTTTACACTTTGGTACTCATATTTGGCATGCTGGGTAATGCACTAGTTGTGCTAATCCTCATCAGATACAAGAAACTCAAGAGCATGACTGACATCTACTTGCTGAATCTGGCCATCTCTGACTTGCTTTTCGTGGTCTCGCTCCCATTTTGGGCTTATTCTGCAGCCAATGAATGGATATTTGAAGATGCAATGTGCAAAATCCTTTCTGGGATATATCTTATAGGCTTCTATAGTGGGAGCTTTTTCATCATTCTGTTGACCATCGATCGGTACTTAGCAATAGTCCATGCAGTTTTTGCATTAAAAGCCAGGACGGTGGTCTATGGCATTGTCACAAGTGTTGTCACATGGTGTGTGGCAATATTAGCCTCAATACCAGGCTTGATCTTTAACAAATTACAACGAGAAGATAACCGCTACAGATGCACTCTCAATTTTCCACATGAAACACATGCCAACTGGAACCAGTTTCTGACACTGAAAATAAACTTGATTGGCCTGGTCTTCCCTATGATGGTGATGATCTTCTGCTACGCTCAGATCATAGTAACCCTGATGAGACGCAGAAACGATAAAAAGAACAAAGCAGTCAGGCTGATTTTTATCATcatgattatttattttcttttctggGCCCCGTACAACATTGTTCTCCTGCTCCAGACGTTCCAAACATCATTTCGTCTTGACAACTGTTATGACTATAGTAATTTGGGGATTGCGTTACAAGTGACCGAAATATTAGCAATGGCCCATTGTTGCATTAACCCTGTGATCTACGCTTTTGCTGGTGAGAAGTTTAGAAAATATACATGTATATTTTTCCAGAAGCACATTGCTTTTCCTCTGTCAAAACACTGCCGTTTTTTGTATACAGAGCCTCTGGAACGTGCGAGTTCTACATATTCCCATTCCACTGGAGAGCAAGACCTTTCAGCTGTGTTGTAA
- the LOC132778618 gene encoding C-C chemokine receptor type 5-like: METSTVTTDEAVVTTEFYYGDIPTPCYSVAVQEFASHVLPTLYSLVLIFGMLGNALVVLILVRYKKLKSMTDIYLLNLAISDLLFVVSLPFWAYSAANEWIFEDAMCKILSGIYLIGFYSGSFFIILLTIDRYLAIVHAVFALKARTVVYGIVTSVVTWCVAILASIPQLIFNKLQQENDRCKCTLSFPPETHVNWNQFLTLKINLIGLIFPMMVMTFCYTRIIITLRRCRNDKKNKAVRLIFIIMIIYFLFWAPYNIVLLLQTFQTSFRLDNCYDYSNLGIALQVTETLAMAHCCINPVIYAFAGEKFRKYTCTFFRKHVALHLSKHFRFWYTEPVERASSTYSHSTGEQDLSAVL; the protein is encoded by the coding sequence ATGGAGACATCTACAGTGACAACAGATGAGGCTGTAGTTACAACAGAATTTTATTACGGTGACATCCCTACACCATGCTACAGTGTTGCTGTCCAAGAATTTGCTTCCCATGTTCTACCAACACTTTACTCTTTGGTGCTCATATTTGGCATGCTGGGCAATGCACTAGTTGTGCTGATCCTCGTCAGATATAAGAAACTCAAGAGCATGACCGACATCTACTTGCTGAATCTGGCCATCTCTGACTTGCTTTTCGTGGTCTCGCTCCCATTTTGGGCTTATTCTGCAGCCAATGAATGGATATTTGAAGATGCAATGTGCAAAATCCTTTCTGGGATATATCTTATAGGCTTCTACAGTGGGAGCTTTTTCATCATTCTGTTGACCATCGATCGGTACTTAGCAATAGTCCATGCAGTTTTTGCATTAAAAGCCAGGACGGTGGTCTATGGCATTGTCACAAGTGTTGTCACATGGTGTGTGGCAATATTAGCCTCAATACCACAgttgatttttaacaaattacaacAAGAAAATGATCGCTGCAAATGCACTCTCAGTTTTCCACCTGAAACACATGTCAACTGGAATCAGTTTCTGACACTGAAAATAAACTTGATTGGCCTGATCTTCCCCATGATGGTGATGACCTTCTGCTACACTCGGATCATAATAACCCTGAGGAGATGCAgaaatgataaaaagaacaaagcaGTCAGGCTGATTTTTATCATCATGATTATTTACTTTCTCTTCTGGGCCCCGTACAACATTGTTCTCCTGCTCCAGACGTTCCAAACATCATTTCGTCTTGACAACTGTTATGACTATAGTAATTTGGGGATTGCATTACAAGTGACCGAAACATTAGCAATGGCCCATTGTTGCATTAACCCTGTGATCTACGCTTTTGCTGGTGAGAAGTTCCGAAAATATACATGCACTTTTTTCCGAAAGCACGTTGCTCTTCATTTGTCAAAACATTTCCGTTTTTGGTATACCGAGCCTGTGGAACGTGCGAGTTCTACATATTCCCATTCCACTGGAGAGCAAGACCTTTCAGCTGTGTTGTAA